In the genome of Limimonas halophila, the window TGTTCGGGTTTCGTTCCTGCCGCCGCTCGCGGCTTGGCGGTGGAGCGAAAAAAGGGGTGGACAAGACGGGGGCGGATGCGCCAAACCCCGTCTCAGCGGCGGGCGGCGCACGGCCGCGGCCGCTGGAACCGGCGGGATTTCGGCTCCTTGACAGGTGATCCGCTGGTTCGTACATAGCGATGTGCCTCGCGACGGGGTTTGCGGGGGTGTAGCTCAGCAGGTTAGAGCGCTGGCCTGTCACGCCAGAGGCCGCGGGTTCGAGTCCCGTCACTCCCGCCACCCCGTCCGGCACTTTCCGGTCTTTTCCACAAATTCCATCCGACTTGCCTTTGGTCTGATTGGACTGCTGCGATATTTCTTCGCGCTGCAGCATCCTTAAGCCGGGCATGGTTGTTTTGTGCGCTCGGTTTCCCCATGCTGTCGCGGCGCTCAGCCGGGCGGCGTACGAGGGTGCGCCGACGGCCGCGCGCCAAGCAGCGAGGGCGGTGAGGTCATGGAAAGCCTGTTGTTGGAATACCTGCCGATCCTGATCTTCTTCGGCGTGGCGATCGGGCTGTCGGTGGTTCTCCTGCTGGCGTCCCAGGTCCTGGCGCGGCAGCGGCCGGATCCCGAGAAGCTGTCCGCGTACGAGTGCGGCTTCGAGGCCTTCGACGACGCGCGCAGCCGCTTCGACGTACGCTTTTACCTCGTGGCGATCCTGTTCATCATTTTCGATCTCGAGGTGGCCTTCCTCTTCCCCTGGGCCGTCGCGCTGCCGGAGACCGGTGTGTTCGGCTTCTGGTCGATGGTGATCTTTCTGGCCATTCTCACCGTCGGCTTTATTTATGAGTGGAAGAAAGGCGCCCTGGAGTGGGAGTAAGCGACATGTACGCGCGCCGCGATCAGCCGCAGCCCGCCGCGCTTGAGAGCTATGACGCGATGCAGGCGCTGGACGACGAGATCAGCGACAAGGGCTTCGTCGTCTCGCAGGTCGATAAGTTGGCCGCCTGGGCGCGCTCCGGCTCGCTGTGGCCCATGACGTTCGGTCTGGCGTGCTGCGCCGTGGAAATGATGCACACGGCCAACAGCCGCTACGATCTGGACCGCTTCGGCTCAGTCTTCATGGCGAGCCCGCGACAATCCGACGTCATGATCGTGGCGGGCACGGTGTGCAACAAGATGGCGCCG includes:
- a CDS encoding NADH-quinone oxidoreductase subunit A, yielding MESLLLEYLPILIFFGVAIGLSVVLLLASQVLARQRPDPEKLSAYECGFEAFDDARSRFDVRFYLVAILFIIFDLEVAFLFPWAVALPETGVFGFWSMVIFLAILTVGFIYEWKKGALEWE
- a CDS encoding NuoB/complex I 20 kDa subunit family protein, whose protein sequence is MQALDDEISDKGFVVSQVDKLAAWARSGSLWPMTFGLACCAVEMMHTANSRYDLDRFGSVFMASPRQSDVMIVAGTVCNKMAPALRKVYDQMAEPRWVISMGSCANGGGYYHYSYSVVRGCDRIIPVDIYVPGCPPTAEALLYGVLQLQKKIRREAHLERQ